The sequence ACGGCTGAACTTGCGCTTCTAATAACTGACGGATCGCCGAAGCGCCGCAGGCGCGGCAATACACTGCAATGCAATCCTGCAAAAACTCTAACTTCGCGATCAACTTATCGTCGACCGGATTGTCTTCGATACCGCCGAACTCGGCGATACTTTCGATATGCGAACCCTCCGGCGTGATGTTGTAAATCACGAACGAGCGCGAGGAACCAAAGTGTTGGTTCACAAATTCACCGTCGTCAGTAGCAAAGGCGATTTTTAAACCTATTGCCTCATCACGGCTACCAACAACGCTAAACCTTCGCGTTAATTGCGTCACCGTTAGTGCCTCGCATCAATGTCTTCATCAATTTTTTGCGCAAGTACCGAATGATATGGCTGCATGCCGTGATGATGCTCAACCAAAAGATTCGCCACATCAAACAGGGTTTGCTGTGTGCCTCTGTAACCGAACCAGCACCGCTGGAAACCACCTATGAGATCGTATTGCGGGAATCCGATTCTCAAGATAGGTATGCCAAGTCGTTTTGCGCTTTCAACCGCGTGGCTATTGCCAAAAAATATCTGAGCTCCATTCCTTTCGGCCATTAGCTCAGCATCTTCCAGGTCGCCGATTTTAATTTCAGCGATAGCGCTATCGTTCAGAGCGCTATTTTTGGACGCCATTTTTGCCGGAACAACTGCTGCCACAGTGGTCGCGCCCATTGATGCCATCAGCTCGCTAAAGCCCAGTAACAAATCCGGGTCGGAGGCTATGGCAATCTTCGAATCACCGATCATAAAATGTGTATCAAGCATAGCGTCTTGGAGTTGTGCACGATGACGTTGCCACTTTACAGGAACCTCGCTATCACTGATTTTTGCAAGGGTCATTAACCAATCATCAACAACTTCGAGCCCCATAAGGTGGCCAAACCGGAAGTCTGGTACGTCTGTTCGCTCTTTAAGGGCGTCCGCCGCCGCGTTGAGGCTTTTGCCAACCACCAGCGTCGCAGCCGACTCTCCTACGATTTTGAGTTCGTTAATTGTCGTGCCGCCGGTTGTGAGAGAGCTGAATTCACTTTTTTCCAGATGCCCGTCCAACGATGCAGATAAATCAGGAATCATCAAAGGGCGCAAGCCAAAACTTTCAATTGAGTCAACCACGTACTCGAGGTCACCCGGCGTTAAGTTGCCGCCGCACAACACGTTAACTTGCTTTTTACGTAAGCCTACGCGTGATTTGTCTTCCGGAACAAGATTTTCGATAATCGCTTTTACCGCTAGCGAAAACCCACTTTCGAAGCTTCCGGAAAAATCGGGTGTATTCACTGGAACCACAGCCACATCGGCGAATTGCGGATACCGACGACGAAACTCTCCGGTCGCGCGCTGAATATCACAACCTTGCGTTTCCGCGAGCCCTGTGGTCACCAAGCCGATAACATCGGGCGAATTTTTTTCTGCAATAGTTTTCAGCGCTTCGACGATATTATCGTCCGCCCCCATCACCGAACTCACCTGGTCCATCGCTGTTGTTTGCAAAGGAATAGGTTCGCGGAAATGTCGAACGAAAAACACTTTCGCAAAGGCGGTACAACCCTGCGAGCCATGCATCAACGGCATCGCCTTGTTAAGCCCCAGAAAAGCCAAGGCACCGCCGACCGTCTGGCTGGTTTTTAACGGACTGACCGAGAGGGCTTTTTTTCGTTTAGTCAAATCGGCCATGGATCACCCATTCACGGTTAGAGGGGTTGCCAATGTTTGCGCGGAAGACTCCCATGGCGCTGGCTTTCTCACCGCTTGCCACACCGGATTTTCCAAGGTGAGGCAAAGCTGTCGCACTAATTCGACCATGCCATCGTAACCCGCATATGCAAATTCACGCTCCTGGTTAATATCCAAAAACGGAATTTTCGCTTTCAACGCGGTGTACATGTTGCGCCCGCCGGCAATCAGAATGTCGGCTTTATAATCAGCAACCGTCTGTAACAACACTTTTGGGCTGCCTTCGTCGAGCATCTTCACATCGTCGCCCATAAGTTCTCGGATCCGCGCTTTATCTTCTTCGGTAGATTTCTTGGTACCCGTCGCAACAACCTGCATACCTAGATCCTGTAGCGCGGAGATCACTGACCAGGATTTAACGCCACCGGTGTAGAGCAACACCCGCTTACCCGCCAGCCTTGGCTTCCAGGCCGCGAGCGCTTCACGAATTTTCGCTTCTTCCCGAACGATCAACTGCTCCGTGCGCTCGGTAAGATCATCGTCGCCAATTAAGCGAGCGATATCCCGCAGTGCCTGCGACGTATCCGTAATGCCATAGAAGCTGCCTTCGAACCAGGGAGTGCCCCAGTTGTTTTCGAGTTTGCGGGCGACGTTCAGCATGGCTTTGGAGCAGACCATCATATTGGCTTCTGCGCGATGCATGGTTTGCACTTCGCGAAAACGTGCGTCCCCGGACAAAGTACACAGTACGCGCAGCCCCAGCTCGTCGAATAACGGCAACACATGCCAGAATTCACCGGCAATGTTGTACTCACCGATTAAATTGATGTCGTGTATTTTCAGGTCTGGATTCGTAGGATGCTGTGGTTGAGGGTCGGGTTCGCGAGTACCAACCACATACTTCAGCATCGACTCACCTGCAATACGGTTACCCAGATTTTTAGTACCGTAGAAACCAGCGGCGTCAACGGGCACCACCGGCACCCCAAAACGCTGCTCCGCCTCTTTACAGATAGCGTCCACATCATCACCGACCAACGCTGGAACACAGGTGTTGTAAACAAAAACGGCTGGCGGGTTGTAGTCCTCAACCGCCTGCTTTATTGAATGAAACAAGCGCTTTTCCCCACGCCCCATCACAACGTCCTGTTCAGTTAAATCGGTGGTCATACCGATACGATACAGGTCGGGACCACTTGAGCGAGTCCCCCTGTTGTCCCATGAGCTACCGGCGCAAGCAATGGGCCCGTGAACAATATGAGCTACGTCGGCTATTGGCAACAACGCGATCTGAGCGCCGTCAAACGCACACCCGCCTGCAGCGGAGCCGGGTTTTGGCTTTGCACAACCGGATTTTTCTTTCTTGTTGTGGCTACAGGCTGGTTCGTCCAGTAATTCTGCAATTTCGTTAGCTTTCATATACAGCAACCCCGTGCCCGTTAAACTGTTGAGTTGTCTGGCTGTTTGCAATCCGCGTTCCAGCGGCTAAGCCGTTGATATTATTGATTTTATTATTTTTATTTTGTCGTGATTACGACATTGCTCTGTGGCGTAAAGTTAGGTTAGATACACACGGTTAATCGCTGTCGCCCCAGAGATACTCGTCGATTTCACGCATCAGGTAGGCGTTGGTATTAAAATTTTTTGCTACTGATTCGGCTTCTTCCTGGCTGTACCCGTGCAAATTAAAACTCGCTACGCCGGCAGGTTGATTTTCGTAGAACAACTGTACACGCATGTTCCAATAGCCCGCGTTTATTTCGTGACTGCATAACGTGATACATGCTTTCAAATCACCCTCGAGCTGGGTGATGTAGTTAAACCCATCCATCGCTAACCCCAATCTTCGTCGTCCGCGTCATCAAAGCGCGATGCCCCGGCCGTTTGTTTTTGTTTTTGTTTCATTACATTGGCTAGCCAGAATTCCGGTTCGCCATCAAGTTGCGCCTGCAACTCTTCAATTAATTCATCTACATCCGGCCCACCTGTGACCTTCTTTGGCGTAATACCTAAACTCACCAGCTGACGTGTTGCTGAACCGCCGATAGATCCGCAATAGACGACATCACTGCCCACTAACCACTGTAACTTGGGCTTCAACTTATCTTCATTGCCATCCTTTGCTTCACGCGCAAACTTTTTGCTGGCGATGAGTGTTGCTGCATCTGCAGTAACATCGTAAACAAAAAACCCTTGCGCCGAGCCAAAATGCTGATCAACCATATCCCCTTCCAGTGAGGCAAACGCAACAATTAAATTAGCTCCCTGAGGCAGATGCTCCGCAACACAATCAATGTTCTCGTTCATAGATCACCTCGTAGTGAATTTTTACTATTGCCAAAGACGAGGGTTTAGCAAAAAGCAATCCATCGAAAAAACTCGCTTCAAAATGCGCTAGGCCATTGATTTTTAATAAATTATTTTTTAATCAACCTTGCGCATGTCGGCTGATGTTGTGTGGTTGTAGTAAAGCAGACAACCAGAGAGGGGATACCAGGCACGCTATTTGAAAATACTATTTTAAAAGTAATTTTAAAAAACGATTTAAATCGCATTGACGATTTGAACTACACGAGCAAACTGAACCTAACCGAACCGCAAAAAGAGTTCGACATTCTATTGACATCAGTTATTACCTGTACCCATGAATTTTTTTACGCTGGATAGAGATCCGACCATAAAACAATTACTCATCTCCTTGGACACTGAGCTGTCAGGTATTGACTCCTGTGTCGATGCGGATTTCGCGACCGATTCAAAAGCGATTTTTTTGCGCCACCGGGATAACGCGGGGATGTGTGCCTATATATATACGGTTGGCCAGCGGGACAATCGGTATGGTGTACAACTGGAATTCCCCCCAGAAAACGGACCGGTGCTGGCCATGGAAACCTACGAAAACATTGGTTATAACGCACTTAAAGACATACTTATGGTGCACCTTGACCTCGCGGAAGCCGGAGTACCGCCAAATTGATAGCTAAATTGAAAGATAGACGCACTTTCCGACGTCAATAAAATCGCGACGCGCAATTCAAACCTGTCAGCGTACAAAGTCTGTGATTAAATTTCGTGAATGAAGAAGATTTTCAGCATTAATACAAAACACACCAATCGAGGCAATACTTTTGTATCGGTCAGGATGATTAGCACTTAACCAACAACCTTGGTCGTACGCTAACATAAGAAGGCAAATATAGAGCGCCAAAAATTCGCTTTTAGCCAGGCTCACGCCTGACTTTTTTACCGATGTTTTTCTACCTATAGAGAAATAGAAAACGTTTTATGCGCAACTCAGGAAACTCCCACACTTCACCCCACAAAACCGCAGCGATGCGATTTGTGATTTATCACATACACCCCGTCAGTGCGCGCCTACGCATACTTAAAACGACGTCCAACCAGCTATGCTTTCCGAAGCAACTGCCCCCGCTGGCCGAATTAATAGACCAACCGCGCGCAATCACCAAAGTCTCAACACACCCTGGCGCCTATGTTCTCGAATGCTGTAACCAGATGGATATACCTGAAAATGCTGTCGCAATCACCAAGCATCTCAGGCTGTGGGTAGATATTCCCGGTGGTCCAGTGCCAGTTTATTTTTTACAAATAACAACGCCGCAGCCTTTCAAGATAGGAAAAGCGACTGAGTGGATGGAGTTTGCTGACTGCTTTTGCCTTATACCGTTGGAGCGGGAGATACTTCAGGCGCTTTACCGGTGGCTGCTCGAGTGAACGCTCCGGAACAGGTAGAAACACGGCAAGCGCAATTAAACCGGTACATTGATGTGCGTTACTTCATAGTCGCAATTCGACCCGTTTTGTAAAAGCACAGTAACAACTTCACCTTCTCGCGCACCAAATAATGCTTGTGCCAACGGGCTGCGTTGGTCAAGCAGACCTCTCCCGCTCAACGATTCGTCGCTACTCACAATCTGAAAAGATTGTTCCTCTTCTTCATCAATACTAAACACCGTTACCAAAGACCCAAATTGGACTCGACCGCCCATAATATCGTCGTTATCCACAACAGTAGCGGAAGCAAGCCGCGAGCGCAGCGCTGCCGCATCTGTATCAGGTAAACTAGACAAGTTCGCTTCCAATTCTCTGCGCCATCGCGCCGTCATCCAGGTATCGAATCGCGTTGTCATACACTTTTTACCGGCAGTATGGTTTCAAAAATTTTAGGATTTCTTCGGTCGCACTTAAATCCAGTGCTGAAAAGTCGTCTTTACTCTTGCAATGCACGTCTGCGCCATTCTCAACTAAAAACTGAACTGCTGCGAATTTACTAGCCGATGCGGCATACATGAGCGCAGTGACACCATCCCCATTAGCTTGATTTAAATCGGCACCGGCCTCTTTTAGCAAGCGTAAGCACTCAAGGCTTTCAGAATAGCACGCCGCCCATAAGGCGCCGTTGCCGTCGCTGTCGCTGCACGTCGTATCCGCACCAGACGCCAGAAGTTCTGCAACCACTTCGGGCTTGTTCTGCCGGCACGCCAAAATGAGTGGCGTTACCTGGCCAGGGATGACTGTGTTTAGCGCCTGCTTTTCAAAACCTTCGGTAACTAGCCAAGTGTTCGTTGCTTCGCTGTAAGACTCTGTAACATACAAACGGTCACGTTTTTTCCAAGCAGTGTAACCACCTTTCATACTGTAACAATATTTGAAGCCTGCGCGCCCAAAAACTTCTGCCAGATCCTTACTGCTATTGCCATGATAGCAATAAACTAGAACGGGGCGCTCATAATCCCCCACACCAATCAAGTGCTCCACTAGCCCGCCATGCGCTTGCATCGCGCCATCTATATGACTTTCTTTATAGGAGTATGCATCGCGCGCGTCCAAGATAAGCGCGCTGCCATCGGTAATGACTTTTTCTTGTGCTTCTTGTGGGGTAATTTCTGCGTAATAACTCATCGTTATCTGCCCTTAATGTGGTTGGCAAGCGCCGAATCCATGGTTGTTGCATGTAAGTGAAACCAGCCCGGAATTTGCTCTCTCACAAAGGCCTTTGCCATCATCAAATTACCGCGCTGAACCCGCCGCTGAAGTTGAAGCAAGTCGGCCATCACTCGGCTGTGCTCACCGACATGTTCGTTCAAGGCGGGAAAGTCAGAAGCTGTCATCATTTCCTTTTCGCGATCGAAATGGCCTTGCGTATGCTCGACCAGCTCATTAAACCCTTTGCAAAAGTCGTCCCCAGTCACCTGAGAAAGCGCGTTTACCAACGCAATAAATTCCGCATGAGTGGAGTCCATATCAGGATTACCCAAGCTGTAGAGTTCTTCGTCAGGATTAATTAACAACGGCATGTTTCAGACCTAGCTTCTTTGTCGAACGCCATGCGATTTGCAAATTTAGCACCAGCTCATAAGAATTACGCAAACAAGCGCTTCGCCCGCCGCTACACCGAGCCTGCACGGTGCACCTTCCGGTCTCTGCAAAGCTTGGCCAGGAGATTGCAAATCATTCTCAAAACCGGCGCTTTAGGTTGTTTTTTGTTACAAACAAAACAAAACCACCCGAAAACGCTGTGCCTCTCCACACCGACGATTGTAGGGTTTATTACATGTATATTTGCTTATGTAATGCCGTGACCGAAAAGCAAGTCGCAGAAGCTATCGCGAATGGTGCACGCTGCATGAAAGACTTGCGCCACCATCTTGGGGTAACGAAAACATGCGGTCGATGTGCACAGTGCGCCAGCGAATGCCTGAGGAATTCAGTTGCATCGCTAGAGAATTACAACAACCAATGCAACCTCGCGGAGGCCTCATGAAGGGTGACGTTAAGTCAATTGAATATCTCAACAAGCAACTGACCAATGAGCTTACAGCCATTAACCAATATTTTTTACATGCGCGCATGTACAAAAATTGGGGCCTGGTAAAGCTCGGCAAACATGAATACGACGAATCCATTGAAGAAATGCATCACGCAGACTGGTTGATCGAACGCATTCTGTTTTTGGAAGGGCTGCCAAACCTGCAACAATTGAACTTCCTCCAAATTGGCGAGAATGTACCCGAATGCCTGCAAGGGGACCTGAACCTGGAAAAAGGTTCGCGCGATACTCTGGTAGAGGCGATCGCATACTGCGAATCCATAAAAGACTATATTTCTCGTGAAATTTTCGAGAAAATTCTGGATGACACAGAAGAGCATATCGATTACCTCGAAACTCAGCTCTCACTGGTCGACCAGGTCGGTATCGAAAACTACCTGCAAAGCCAGATGGAACCCGGCGAGTAGACTCATCCCCCACAATGAAAACATTTTTGGACTGGTCTGCCTATAAGGATGCCGGCATGGGCGATGCCTATGCCGACATTCCCCGCCACGGTGACAACTACGCTAAGGCAATTGCCGTTTGCATCAACAGCAAACAATGCGAAGCTGAGGGTAAACAGGTGATGTGCCCAAGCTACAAAGTAACGGGTAATCCAAATTTATCTACCGGCGGCCGTGTCCGTCTACTTAAAGCTGCGCTATCCGGAGACGACTTTCAGGAGAAACTATTTGAACCGGATGTAGTACAGGCGCTGCAGTCATGCCTCTCGTGTAAAGGCTGTAAACGCGAATGTGAAAATAACGTCGATATGCCGCTAATAAAAGCGGAGTTCATGGCGCAGCATCGCGCCCGACGTGGTACCAGCCTGCGCAGCTATATTATCGGACACTTGCCGCGCTTATTATTCAATTATCCAGTACTTGGCAAATTAATACGCTTTCGAAATTCATCACCATTGGCACGACGTATCGGCGCTCGCCTGACAAAGTTTGCAGCGGATGCGGATCTCCCGCAACCGGTGAAACACAAGTTCAAAAAGCCCTCTAATTTACCCGAGCGACCCGATGCGAAGCACAAGGTCGTACTATTTATCGATACCTTTACGCGGTATTTTGAGCCCGAAATTGCCTATGCTGCGATCTCACTGCTCGACCACCTTGGTTGCAGCATCGATATCCTCGAGACCGGTCGAAAAGAAGCACCCTATTGTTGCGGACGTACCTATCTTTCCCAGGGCATGATAGATGAGGCTCACGACCAGGCACAACGACTGGTATCAGCCCTATTGCCGTACGTGCGCGCAGGAAAAACAGTCATCGGGCTGGAAGCATCCTGTGTACTTGGATTGAGAGATGATGCCAGGGCGCTCCGCCTCGGCGAGGAACTGACTGAAGTTGCGAGCGCGACCTTTCTCCTTGAGGAGTATCTCGCTCGAGAGATGAAAACCGCAAAGTTACCGCAGATATCCTCTGATGCACCTGCCGCGTTTATTCACGGGCATTGCCATCAGAAAGCGGTGGGCGCTATGAAAGCAGTGCGTCGGTTACTCAAGGCGTTTGCAGCCCCCGACTTCCAGATTATGGATACAGGATGCTGCGGAATGGCTGGCACCTATGGCCTGGAAGCGGAAAACAGAGAATTGTCTCTAGAGGTTGCGCGGCACTCGCTGTTGCCAGCGTTGGAGAGCGCCGAGAACGGTTTGATCGTCGCCAACGGATTTTCCTGCAGACAACAAATTAACACGCTTACCAAACGACGCGCAGTGCACCTCGCTGAATATCTTAATGGATACCTCTAGCCAGACATATGCGTGCATAGCAAGTATTCGTATGTAGCAAGTAGGCTAGGCCGCATCAGCAAATGCTTTCAACCTCGAAACGATTGGATAGCCTATTCAGGTAATATTTGGACAGGCTGACCTCACCCGAAAGTGCATCGCAGCCACAGGCTAGCTGGCGGTTGCTTCCGGATAGAGTTCCTGCACCATTTGCATATGTGCTTCGCCATTGAAACTCATTTCAATTTCTTTAAGAAACTCTCCAGCATTTTCCACGGCATCTAAAATAGCGGCGACAACATAGGCTTGCGCGTTAGTTGCGTTAACAGCTTTCTCGGGCACTGCGCTTTCCACTACCAAGGTGGCTTCTTTTGAATCGTAGCGGCGAATACGCATACCCTCAAAGCCTGGCGAATCGAATTTCCCACTCAACATAAATACCACTTCAATCTGCGGTGCACTACGCTGGCTAATATTAGAATTTTCTTTCGCCAACGCCATCGCAACTCGAGTTAATGCATTGGCAAATGCACTTTCTTTTAAGTGTGCGTCCGGGTAAAAAGCACTAACGGATATTGACATAGCATTAACCTCTCGTTGCATCCCACAATCGTTTATAGGCGATATCTAATTCAGACAGTTCTCGGTCAACCTGATCCAGCAGTATATAATCAGGAAATCTTCCACGTTCACCGCGAGCATACCAGCTTTCCATTTGTTGTTTTAGTAAATCACGTTTTTTTACGGTATTTGCGATGGATTGCTTTAAATCCTGGCAGCGGGCGCCACTCACATCAGTAACACAATACTTTACGCCACCTTCAAATAGACGTGTCCCGCCACCCTCGGATGCAATACGCAAGGCCAGCTCTCGGTTTTCGACAGACACGCCTGCGATAAAATCAACACCAAACGCATTAAACTCCGGCATCCATGGCGTTGTCGGCCCCATCAATACAGTGACCGCATTTTTTGCCAGCTGACTTAAGCGCAAAAACGTTTTATTAACAATACTTGTCGCTGTGATGAACACCCAGTCCATCTGCGGCAGTAAATATTCTGCCGCTGCATCCGGTAAATCTTTATCACTGGGAGTACGCTCTAAAACCGTATAATCAATCCCTTCCAGCACTCTATCTAAATTGGGGTATCGCCCAATAACTGCCACCTTTTTATTTTCCAGTCGCGGCTTAAAGTGGTCGAAGACGCTAGTATTTCCCGTCGTAGAAATTTGTACAGGCTGCGCTTCACGCAGCAACGGATTCGATGGTGCATTGATCACTGCATTACACGCGGCCATGGCTACA comes from Teredinibacter turnerae and encodes:
- a CDS encoding bacteriohemerythrin, producing the protein MPLLINPDEELYSLGNPDMDSTHAEFIALVNALSQVTGDDFCKGFNELVEHTQGHFDREKEMMTASDFPALNEHVGEHSRVMADLLQLQRRVQRGNLMMAKAFVREQIPGWFHLHATTMDSALANHIKGR
- the nifN gene encoding nitrogenase iron-molybdenum cofactor biosynthesis protein NifN; this encodes MADLTKRKKALSVSPLKTSQTVGGALAFLGLNKAMPLMHGSQGCTAFAKVFFVRHFREPIPLQTTAMDQVSSVMGADDNIVEALKTIAEKNSPDVIGLVTTGLAETQGCDIQRATGEFRRRYPQFADVAVVPVNTPDFSGSFESGFSLAVKAIIENLVPEDKSRVGLRKKQVNVLCGGNLTPGDLEYVVDSIESFGLRPLMIPDLSASLDGHLEKSEFSSLTTGGTTINELKIVGESAATLVVGKSLNAAADALKERTDVPDFRFGHLMGLEVVDDWLMTLAKISDSEVPVKWQRHRAQLQDAMLDTHFMIGDSKIAIASDPDLLLGFSELMASMGATTVAAVVPAKMASKNSALNDSAIAEIKIGDLEDAELMAERNGAQIFFGNSHAVESAKRLGIPILRIGFPQYDLIGGFQRCWFGYRGTQQTLFDVANLLVEHHHGMQPYHSVLAQKIDEDIDARH
- the nifE gene encoding nitrogenase iron-molybdenum cofactor biosynthesis protein NifE → MKANEIAELLDEPACSHNKKEKSGCAKPKPGSAAGGCAFDGAQIALLPIADVAHIVHGPIACAGSSWDNRGTRSSGPDLYRIGMTTDLTEQDVVMGRGEKRLFHSIKQAVEDYNPPAVFVYNTCVPALVGDDVDAICKEAEQRFGVPVVPVDAAGFYGTKNLGNRIAGESMLKYVVGTREPDPQPQHPTNPDLKIHDINLIGEYNIAGEFWHVLPLFDELGLRVLCTLSGDARFREVQTMHRAEANMMVCSKAMLNVARKLENNWGTPWFEGSFYGITDTSQALRDIARLIGDDDLTERTEQLIVREEAKIREALAAWKPRLAGKRVLLYTGGVKSWSVISALQDLGMQVVATGTKKSTEEDKARIRELMGDDVKMLDEGSPKVLLQTVADYKADILIAGGRNMYTALKAKIPFLDINQEREFAYAGYDGMVELVRQLCLTLENPVWQAVRKPAPWESSAQTLATPLTVNG
- a CDS encoding ankyrin repeat domain-containing protein, with protein sequence MSYYAEITPQEAQEKVITDGSALILDARDAYSYKESHIDGAMQAHGGLVEHLIGVGDYERPVLVYCYHGNSSKDLAEVFGRAGFKYCYSMKGGYTAWKKRDRLYVTESYSEATNTWLVTEGFEKQALNTVIPGQVTPLILACRQNKPEVVAELLASGADTTCSDSDGNGALWAACYSESLECLRLLKEAGADLNQANGDGVTALMYAASASKFAAVQFLVENGADVHCKSKDDFSALDLSATEEILKFLKPYCR
- a CDS encoding NifB/NifX family molybdenum-iron cluster-binding protein → MNENIDCVAEHLPQGANLIVAFASLEGDMVDQHFGSAQGFFVYDVTADAATLIASKKFAREAKDGNEDKLKPKLQWLVGSDVVYCGSIGGSATRQLVSLGITPKKVTGGPDVDELIEELQAQLDGEPEFWLANVMKQKQKQTAGASRFDDADDEDWG
- a CDS encoding DUF364 domain-containing protein, which produces MNLNIAPLEKIIGAVKSSDAIVSHLQIGLTWTSCLVQIGEQQSVGFAMSPGEKTRVLQWPGTIAGQSVATLSQKLYSWDNFEATVAMAACNAVINAPSNPLLREAQPVQISTTGNTSVFDHFKPRLENKKVAVIGRYPNLDRVLEGIDYTVLERTPSDKDLPDAAAEYLLPQMDWVFITATSIVNKTFLRLSQLAKNAVTVLMGPTTPWMPEFNAFGVDFIAGVSVENRELALRIASEGGGTRLFEGGVKYCVTDVSGARCQDLKQSIANTVKKRDLLKQQMESWYARGERGRFPDYILLDQVDRELSELDIAYKRLWDATRG
- a CDS encoding (Fe-S)-binding protein, encoding MKTFLDWSAYKDAGMGDAYADIPRHGDNYAKAIAVCINSKQCEAEGKQVMCPSYKVTGNPNLSTGGRVRLLKAALSGDDFQEKLFEPDVVQALQSCLSCKGCKRECENNVDMPLIKAEFMAQHRARRGTSLRSYIIGHLPRLLFNYPVLGKLIRFRNSSPLARRIGARLTKFAADADLPQPVKHKFKKPSNLPERPDAKHKVVLFIDTFTRYFEPEIAYAAISLLDHLGCSIDILETGRKEAPYCCGRTYLSQGMIDEAHDQAQRLVSALLPYVRAGKTVIGLEASCVLGLRDDARALRLGEELTEVASATFLLEEYLAREMKTAKLPQISSDAPAAFIHGHCHQKAVGAMKAVRRLLKAFAAPDFQIMDTGCCGMAGTYGLEAENRELSLEVARHSLLPALESAENGLIVANGFSCRQQINTLTKRRAVHLAEYLNGYL
- a CDS encoding NifB/NifX family molybdenum-iron cluster-binding protein — its product is MTQLTRRFSVVGSRDEAIGLKIAFATDDGEFVNQHFGSSRSFVIYNITPEGSHIESIAEFGGIEDNPVDDKLIAKLEFLQDCIAVYCRACGASAIRQLLEAQVQPLKVVEDTPIKALIKAFQRELQEGPSSWLARAIDRQKTMGDCSSMEGHQDT
- a CDS encoding GreA/GreB family elongation factor: MTTRFDTWMTARWRRELEANLSSLPDTDAAALRSRLASATVVDNDDIMGGRVQFGSLVTVFSIDEEEEQSFQIVSSDESLSGRGLLDQRSPLAQALFGAREGEVVTVLLQNGSNCDYEVTHINVPV
- a CDS encoding (2Fe-2S)-binding protein — translated: MYICLCNAVTEKQVAEAIANGARCMKDLRHHLGVTKTCGRCAQCASECLRNSVASLENYNNQCNLAEAS
- the bfr gene encoding bacterioferritin, with product MKGDVKSIEYLNKQLTNELTAINQYFLHARMYKNWGLVKLGKHEYDESIEEMHHADWLIERILFLEGLPNLQQLNFLQIGENVPECLQGDLNLEKGSRDTLVEAIAYCESIKDYISREIFEKILDDTEEHIDYLETQLSLVDQVGIENYLQSQMEPGE